The DNA region CATCCGGTAGTTCATGTTGCGCCGCTCGACGTTGGTTTCGTCGACGACGAACAGGTTGAAGATGCCGTCGTTGACGGTCATCGGTTGCGGCGACAGGGCGGTGCAGGTTAGCGTGCCGATCATGTGCGCCTGATGCTTTGGGTTCGCGAGCATGTCGTCGAGATCGTCGGAGACGACGGTCACGGTGAAGCTGATGGGCGTGCCTTCCGCCGGATCGTCCCGTTGGCCGGCCGGCTTCGCGTCGCCAACAAAGTATGTGCCGATCATCGTCTCCGTGAAGCGCAGGCCGATTTTCAGCGCAGGCGGCGGGGCGGTGTGGCCCGCCACGTCATAGTCGATCTTCCAGCCGCGCGACTGCGCAAGCTGCGCGCAATTGCGCTCGGCCAGCGCCGAGATCGTCAACAACGGGTTCACGCCGAGCGACAGCGGCATCACCGCGCCGTCCATCACGTAGAGCCCTTCGTGGACCGCGTTGCCGTCCGCGCCGGAAAACACGCGGCCCGCCTGATCGACGACGCCGTGCGCGGCATCTTCCGCCATCCCGCAGCCACCCAATGGATGCACGGTGACGGTGCGGTTCTGGAACAGATCGGCGGATATCGGGTTGCGCACATACGAGCCGCCCAGCGCGCCCGTTGCTTCGATCAGCGTCTTTTCGACGGTTTCGTAGATCGGCTGCTTGCCCGCGTTCGGCCAGCTCACGCGCGGGCGGCCGCTTTCGACCGTGATCTGGCCGCTTTCGTCGTCGTGCGCCATCACGAGGAATGTCTGCGTGTTACGCATCGCGCCGTGATACGGGCCGCGCAAGATGCTTTCGGCGATGCGCGCTTCGTCCGCGAACGGCGCATCGCCTGCCGGGTCCGGCATGTCGACGCCTTCGGCAGGCGCCGCGAGGCCGAGCACGCCCATCAGGCCGAGGCCGATCGGTGCGGCAACCGATCCTTCCTCGATCACGAAGCCGTCTTTCACATCGGGCGTGTTGCGATGGTCGATGATGCCCGTGATGCACGGGCCGACAGGCGGAATGTCGCCCGCCGGATGCGTGCCCCAGCCGACGCCGTTGATCACCTTGTCGGTGTTGAACGCGAACGCGAGTACGTCGCCGTTGCCCGTGAAGTGCTTGCCGAGTTGTTTCGACACGGGCAAGCCCGCTTCCTGCGAGCGCAGCAGGATCGCCGTCGAGCCGAGCGTGCCCGCTGACAGGATCACGATGTCGGCCGTGACGAACAGTTCGGGCGCGTCATACAGCTCGCGCTTCAGATCGGCGGGCTGATAGCGCACGCACCATACGCCGCGCGCTTCGTCGCGCACCACCGAATGCACGGCCGCGCCCGTGAAAATCTGCGCGCCATGCGCGGCGGCGTCGGGCAGATAGTTCATGTGCGTCGAGTTCTTCGCGCCGTGATTGCAGCCCGAATTGCAGTCGCCGCAGCCGACACAGCGGTTCTGGTCGACGCCCGCCGCGTTCTTGCCGTCCTTGAACGTCACCGTGATGGGCGGACGGTAGAAGCGGTCGCTCATGCCGAGCCGTTTCGCCGACAGTTCAAGCGCATCGAGTTTGGGCAGATTGGGGTAGTCGTCGGGGACGGGTGTCGCGCCGAGCATCGTTCTGGCGCGCTCGTAGCAAACGTCCAGATTCGCCTGGTCTGCGCGCAAGGCGGCGGGCCAGCGCGGATCGTCCCACAGGCGCGCGTCGGGCTTGAGCGCGACGTTCGCGTTGATCAGCGACGTGCCGCCGAGTCCGCAGCCGACCACCACGTTTACATCGGGATTCACGTGCACTTCGAGCAGTGCGAGCGGCGAGCCGATCTGCGCGACGCCCGTGTTGTACTGCATTTGCGCGACACCTTCGAGCGGTGTGGCGGGAAAGTCGCCCGCCATGAACTCGCGGCCGCGTTCGAGCAGGCACACGCTGCGTTTCGCGCGGGCCATGCGGCTCGCGGCGATCGCGCCGCCATAGCCGGAACCCACTACCACGACCTCGTAATGGTCCTTCATCGCCGAAAGGGCGCTGGACAAGCGGTTCATTCGACCACCTCTTTATATTGGATGTGCGCCGGGGTGGGGGGAACCCGGCGATATGGACGGCTGGCTGGCGCTCGCAGCCCCTTAATCCTGGACGTCGCGCGGCGAAATGCAAAGGGAAAACGCGCGTTTAGCCGCGTGATTCAAAAAATGCTGTGATTGCAGGCGTGGAGTGCTTTCGTGCGGACGGGTGCCATCAGGCAGCGGTCGCGCGAACTGCACGCAAGATGAAACGTAGAGCCGGGCTCGTGCCGATTTACGACGCGTATTGAGCGAGCCGGATTGTCAAAAG from Paraburkholderia caribensis includes:
- a CDS encoding alpha/beta fold hydrolase — encoded protein: MNRLSSALSAMKDHYEVVVVGSGYGGAIAASRMARAKRSVCLLERGREFMAGDFPATPLEGVAQMQYNTGVAQIGSPLALLEVHVNPDVNVVVGCGLGGTSLINANVALKPDARLWDDPRWPAALRADQANLDVCYERARTMLGATPVPDDYPNLPKLDALELSAKRLGMSDRFYRPPITVTFKDGKNAAGVDQNRCVGCGDCNSGCNHGAKNSTHMNYLPDAAAHGAQIFTGAAVHSVVRDEARGVWCVRYQPADLKRELYDAPELFVTADIVILSAGTLGSTAILLRSQEAGLPVSKQLGKHFTGNGDVLAFAFNTDKVINGVGWGTHPAGDIPPVGPCITGIIDHRNTPDVKDGFVIEEGSVAAPIGLGLMGVLGLAAPAEGVDMPDPAGDAPFADEARIAESILRGPYHGAMRNTQTFLVMAHDDESGQITVESGRPRVSWPNAGKQPIYETVEKTLIEATGALGGSYVRNPISADLFQNRTVTVHPLGGCGMAEDAAHGVVDQAGRVFSGADGNAVHEGLYVMDGAVMPLSLGVNPLLTISALAERNCAQLAQSRGWKIDYDVAGHTAPPPALKIGLRFTETMIGTYFVGDAKPAGQRDDPAEGTPISFTVTVVSDDLDDMLANPKHQAHMIGTLTCTALSPQPMTVNDGIFNLFVVDETNVERRNMNYRMTLDTVDGKHFYLTGQKIITHTSLTELWTQTNTLYATIRESDADDAPVIGHATLIITPENFLKQQRTIEVTNTPDLETRLAYTLKFGRFFAGVLYTEYGGVAAPLQYFDPDAPPRVRRALRAPAPQITYFKTDDGKTLRLARYHGGDKGPLLLIHGSGVSSRIFSTDLIGTNLVEFLCAAHYDVWLVDLRVSIELPSATERTTADEIARFDIPAAVAKVRELTGAAGIQVIGHCLGGLALSMSLMSGLKGVRSAVMSQVSAHPVPGLLQRVKAGLHTPQILQHLGIKDMTAYTRHEKWPHNLLDDALKFFPVEHDETCNSAVCHRATFLYGLLYEHEQLDEQLHANLQELFGIHDVELFNQLAAMVRAGHVVDANGDDVYMPNIEGMKLPIAFIHGAKNLCYLPTSTETTYDLLVERFGPENYERHVIDGYGHIDCVFGKRAALDVFPTIVRYLDAH